From Pleuronectes platessa chromosome 17, fPlePla1.1, whole genome shotgun sequence, one genomic window encodes:
- the pum2 gene encoding pumilio homolog 2 isoform X4 — MSIPCSILGMNDVAWQETRGGMLHANGAPETGGIRVHVGGPLTSVVGAGQAPGGTHLQGMDRVANPTPGTPQPMLSGRSQDDATVGYFFQRQPGEQLGGCPPSKHRWPTGDANHIDQTRPLDEMNYDFQALALESRGMGELLPAKKLWDSDEMAKDGRKGMLLGEEWRDTAWGSSHHSVSQPIMVQRRPGQSFHGNGDANSVLSPRSEGGGLGVSMVEYVLSSSPGDKMDGRYRNGGYGGADTDQDGREKSDAQEKISPFEEDKSPEMKVGEEIDPAKANGRGLLNGMDRDCKDFNPTPGSRQASPTEAVERMGPIQTGLEMMVQHHPHALQQQNPIQNKPAEDFQNQEQQNMGGMEQQQQQQQQQQQQQQQQQQQASVESLQFDYAGNQIQVDSSGTPVGLFDYAQQQQLFQRTNQLTVQQLTAAQQQQYALAAAQQQHLAGLAPAYPYIINAGPPGTDPYTAAGLAAAASLAGPTVVPPQYYGVPWGVYPANLFQQQAAANANHSANQQASNQGPGPGQQQVMRTGNNQRPLTPGQGQQSQQESLAAAAAANPALAYTGMSGYQVLAPAAYYDQTGTLVMGPGARAGLGGPMRLVQTPLLINPAAAQAGNGLYRSMPQQQQQQQQQQQQQQQQQQQQQQQQQQQQAPPPSSGLPSSSFYGSGSVPNSSQSSSLFSHTSAGPPPNSSLGFSNTGGSLGVGLGSALGAFGSSVSSPTSGSVTRRDSLLASSDLYKRGGSSLTPIGQPFYNSLGYSSPSPIGLTPGHSPLTPPPSLPSSHGSSSSLHLGGLTNGSGRYISAAPGAEAKYRSAGSTSSLFNSSSQLFPPSRPRYSRSDVMPSGRSRLLEDFRNNRFPNLQLRDLPGHMVEFSQDQHGSRFIQQKLERATPAERQMVFGEILQAAYQLMTDVFGNYVIQKFFEFGSADQKLALATRIRGHVLPLALQMYGCRVIQKALESISSEQQVISDIVRELDGHVLKCVKDQNGNHVVQKCIECVQPQALQFIIDAFQGQVFVLSTHPYGCRVIQRILEHCTQEQTLPILEELHQHSEQLGQKYQGVSLEMTPKTYYTVSRDALFKDQYGNYVIQHVLEHGRPEDKSKIVAEVRGKVLVLSQHKFASNVVEKCVIHSSRAERALLIDEVCCQKDGPHSALYTMMKDQYANYVVQRMIDMAEPAQRKIIMHKIRPHIATLRKYTYGKHILAKLEKYYMKSGSELGPIGGPANGLM; from the exons ATGAGCATTCCATGCAGCATCCTAGGTATGAATGACGTGGCCTGGCAGGAGACAAGAGGTGGGATGCTGCATGCAAATGGTGCTCCTGAGACTGGAGGTATAAGAGTTCACGTTGGAGGACCGCTAACATCAGTTGTAGGAGCTGGACAGGCTCCTGGAGGCACTCATCTACAAGGCATGGACCGAGTAGCCAACCCCACCCCGGGTACCCCGCAGCCTATGCTGAGTGGACGATCTCAGGATGACGCCACAGTGGGATACTTCTTTCAGAGGCAGCCCGGAGAGCAGCTCGGCGGTTGCCCTCCCAGTAAACACCGTTGGCCCACTGGAGATGCCAATCATATTGACCAG ACCCGTCCTTTGGATGAAATGAACTACGACTTTCAAGCCCTTGCATTGGAGTCGAGGGGCATGGGAGAG CTCTTGCCTGCAAAAAAGCTTTGGGATTCTGATGAGATGGCCAAAGATGGAAGGAAAGGGATGCTCCTTGGGGAGGAGTGGAGGGACACTGCCTGGGGATCATCTC ATCATTCAGTGTCCCAGCCAATCATGGTACAGCGGCGACCAGGCCagagtttccatggcaatggCGATGCCAATTCTGTGCTTTCACCTCGCTCAGAAGGTGGAGGCCTGGGTGTGAGCATGGTGGAGTACGTCCTGAGCTCCTCTCCTGGCGACAAGATGGATGGTCGCTACAGGAACGGTGGCTAT GGTGGAGCCGACACTGACCAAGAtgggagagagaagagtgaTGCTCAAGAGAAAATCTCCCCATTTGAAGAGGACAAGAGCCCAGAGATGAAGGTGGGAGAGGAGATTGATCCGGCGAAAGCAAATGGAAGAGGCCTATTAAACGGCATGGACAGAGACTGCAAAGACTTCAA TCCAACACCTGGAAGCCGCCAAGCTTCCCCCACGGAGGCTGTGGAGAGGATGGGCCCAATTCAGACAGGTTTAGAGATGATGGTACAACACCACCCCCATGCTCTCCAACAACAGAACCCCATTCAAAACAAGCCTGCTGAGGATTTCCAGAACCAGGAGCAACAGAACATGGGAGgtatggagcagcagcagcagcaacagcagcagcaacagcagcaacagcagcagcaacaacaacaagctAGCGTGGAGTCCCTTCAGTTTGACTACGCTGGGAACCAGATTCAGGTGGACTCCTCAGGGACTCCAGTAGGATTGTTTGACtatgctcagcagcagcag TTGTTCCAGAGAACTAATCAGCTGACTGTTCAACAACTCACTGCAGCTCAGCAACAGCAATATGCCCTGGctgcagcccagcagcagcatcttg CTGGCCTTGCTCCTGCATACCCATACATCATTAATGCTGGCCCCCCTGGAACCGATCCCTACACTGCAGCCGGGCTGGCGGCCGCAGCCTCACTTGCAG GGCCCACAGTGGTTCCACCACAGTACTACGGTGTTCCATGGGGTGTCTACCCTGCTAATCTTTTCCAGCAACAGGCTGCAGCCAATGCCAATCATTCAGCTAATCAGCAAGCCTCCAATCAGGGACCAGGGCCAGGCCAACAACAG GTAATGCGCACAGGGAACAACCAGCGACCTCTTACGCCCGGGCAAGGCCAGCAAAGTCAGCAAGAGTCTCTAGCTGCAGCCGCTGCCGCAAACCCTGCGCTGGCATACACAGGAATGTCTG GTTATCAGGTGCTGGCTCCTGCTGCTTACTATGACCAGACTGGAACTCTGGTGATGGGCCCCGGTGCCCGCGCTGGTCTGGGTGGCCCAATGCGTCTTGTCCAGACCCCTCTACTCAttaatcctgctgctgctcaggctg GTAACGGGCTTTACCGCTCCATGcctcaacaacaacagcagcagcagcagcaacaacaacaacaacaacagcagcagcagcagcagcaacaacaacaacagcagcagcaggctccCCCGCCCAGCAGCGGCCTGCCCTCCAGCTCATTCTACGGCTCTGGATCAGTCCCCAACAGTTCTCAAAGCAGCTCCCTTTTCTCACACACCTCAGCTGGTCCACCACCGAACTCCTCCCTGGGCTTCAGCAACACTGGCGGCTCTCTTGGCGTGGGCCTAGGCTCAGCTCTTGGAGCCTTCGGCTCATCTG TGTCCAGCCCTACCAGTGGCAGTGTAACTCGCAGGGACTCCCTGTTGGCAAGCTCTGACCTGTACAAACGCGGTGGCAGCAGTTTAACTCCCATTGGCCAGCCGTTTTACAACAGCCTTGGTTACTCCTCACCAAGCCCCATTGGCCTTACACCGGGTCACTCCCCACTCACTCCTCCACCTTCTTTGCCCTCCTCTCATGGATCCTCTTCAAGCCTTCACCTCG GTGGCCTGACAAATGGCAGCGGGCGCTACATCTCTGCAGCACCTGGAGCTGAGGCAAAGTACCGGAGCGCTGGTAGTACATCCAGTCTGTTCAATTCCAGCAGCCAGCTGTTCCCTCCGTCTCGGCCCCGTTACAGTCGTTCTGATGTCATGCCGTCCGGACGCAGCCGTCTACTGGAAGACTTCAGAAACAACCGCTTCCCCAACCTCCAGCTCCGTGACCTTCCAGGACACATGGTGGAGTTCTCTCAAGACCAACATGGATCCAG ATTTATCCAACAGAAGCTAGAGAGGGCCACTCCTGCTGAGAGGCAGATGGTGTTTGGAGAGATCCTGCAAGCAGCATACCAGCTGATGACCGATGTCTTTGGGAACTATGTCATTCAAAAGTTTTTTGAG TTTGGAAGTGCCGACCAGAAGCTGGCTTTGGCAACACGTATTCGTGGCCATGTACTTCCCCTGGCTTTGCAGATGTATGGTTGTAGAGTTATCCAGAAAGCCCTGGAGTCCATTTCCTCAGAGCAGCAGGTAATT AGCGACATTGTCCGTGAGCTGGATGGCCACGTGTTGAAGTGTGTGAAGGACCAGAACGGAAACCATGTGGTACAGAAGTGCATTGAGTGTGTGCAACCCCAGGCCCTCCAGTTTATTATCGACGCCTTCCAGGGCCAG gtgtttgtgttgtccaCACACCCTTACGGCTGCAGAGTGATCCAAAGGATTTTGGAGCACTGCACCCAGGAGCAGACTCTCCCCATCCTGGAAGAGCTGCATCAGCACTCTGAACAGCTGGGCCAG AAATATCAAGGCGTATCATTGGAGATGACACCAAAAACATATTATACAGTGTCCCGCGATGCACTGTTCAAG GATCAGTACGGTAACTACGTCATTCAGCACGTGTTGGAGCACGGACGACCGGAAGATAAGAGCAAGATAGTGGCAGAGGTTCGTGGAAAGGTTCTTGTCCTGAGCCAACACAAATTTGCAAG TAATGTCGTTGAGAAGTGTGTGATCCACTCTTCGCGTGCCGAAAGAGCTCTGCTGATCGATGAGGTGTGCTGCCAGAAAGACGGGCCTCACAGCGCCCTCTACACAATGATGAAGGACCAGTATGCCAACTATGTTGTCCAAAGAATGATCGACATGGCAGAACCCGCTCAGCGCAAAATCATCATGCACAAG ATCCGGCCTCACATTGCTACTTTGCGCAAATACACCTACGGTAAGCACATTCTGGCCAAGCTGGAAAAGTACTACATGAAGAGTGGATCTGAACTGGGTCCTATCGGCGGTCCTGCGAATGGCCTCATGTAG
- the pum2 gene encoding pumilio homolog 2 isoform X5 — translation MSIPCSILGMNDVAWQETRGGMLHANGAPETGGIRVHVGGPLTSVVGAGQAPGGTHLQGMDRVANPTPGTPQPMLSGRSQDDATVGYFFQRQPGEQLGGCPPSKHRWPTGDANHIDQTRPLDEMNYDFQALALESRGMGELLPAKKLWDSDEMAKDGRKGMLLGEEWRDTAWGSSHHSVSQPIMVQRRPGQSFHGNGDANSVLSPRSEGGGLGVSMVEYVLSSSPGDKMDGRYRNGGYGGADTDQDGREKSDAQEKISPFEEDKSPEMKVGEEIDPAKANGRGLLNGMDRDCKDFNPTPGSRQASPTEAVERMGPIQTGLEMMVQHHPHALQQQNPIQNKPAEDFQNQEQQNMGGMEQQQQQQQQQQQQQQQQQQQASVESLQFDYAGNQIQVDSSGTPVGLFDYAQQQQLFQRTNQLTVQQLTAAQQQQYALAAAQQQHLAGLAPAYPYIINAGPPGTDPYTAAGLAAAASLAGPTVVPPQYYGVPWGVYPANLFQQQAAANANHSANQQASNQGPGPGQQQVMRTGNNQRPLTPGQGQQSQQESLAAAAAANPALAYTGMSGYQVLAPAAYYDQTGTLVMGPGARAGLGGPMRLVQTPLLINPAAAQAAAAVSASGAGNMSGPPGNGLYRSMPQQQQQQQQQQQQQQQQQQQQQQQQQQQQAPPPSSGLPSSSFYGSGSVPNSSQSSSLFSHTSAGPPPNSSLGFSNTGGSLGVGLGSALGAFGSSVSSPTSGSVTRRDSLLASSDLYKRGGSSLTPIGQPFYNSLGYSSPSPIGLTPGHSPLTPPPSLPSSHGSSSSLHLGGLTNGSGRYISAAPGAEAKYRSAGSTSSLFNSSSQLFPPSRPRYSRSDVMPSGRSRLLEDFRNNRFPNLQLRDLPGHMVEFSQDQHGSRFIQQKLERATPAERQMVFGEILQAAYQLMTDVFGNYVIQKFFEFGSADQKLALATRIRGHVLPLALQMYGCRVIQKALESISSEQQVISDIVRELDGHVLKCVKDQNGNHVVQKCIECVQPQALQFIIDAFQGQVFVLSTHPYGCRVIQRILEHCTQEQTLPILEELHQHSEQLGQDQYGNYVIQHVLEHGRPEDKSKIVAEVRGKVLVLSQHKFASNVVEKCVIHSSRAERALLIDEVCCQKDGPHSALYTMMKDQYANYVVQRMIDMAEPAQRKIIMHKIRPHIATLRKYTYGKHILAKLEKYYMKSGSELGPIGGPANGLM, via the exons ATGAGCATTCCATGCAGCATCCTAGGTATGAATGACGTGGCCTGGCAGGAGACAAGAGGTGGGATGCTGCATGCAAATGGTGCTCCTGAGACTGGAGGTATAAGAGTTCACGTTGGAGGACCGCTAACATCAGTTGTAGGAGCTGGACAGGCTCCTGGAGGCACTCATCTACAAGGCATGGACCGAGTAGCCAACCCCACCCCGGGTACCCCGCAGCCTATGCTGAGTGGACGATCTCAGGATGACGCCACAGTGGGATACTTCTTTCAGAGGCAGCCCGGAGAGCAGCTCGGCGGTTGCCCTCCCAGTAAACACCGTTGGCCCACTGGAGATGCCAATCATATTGACCAG ACCCGTCCTTTGGATGAAATGAACTACGACTTTCAAGCCCTTGCATTGGAGTCGAGGGGCATGGGAGAG CTCTTGCCTGCAAAAAAGCTTTGGGATTCTGATGAGATGGCCAAAGATGGAAGGAAAGGGATGCTCCTTGGGGAGGAGTGGAGGGACACTGCCTGGGGATCATCTC ATCATTCAGTGTCCCAGCCAATCATGGTACAGCGGCGACCAGGCCagagtttccatggcaatggCGATGCCAATTCTGTGCTTTCACCTCGCTCAGAAGGTGGAGGCCTGGGTGTGAGCATGGTGGAGTACGTCCTGAGCTCCTCTCCTGGCGACAAGATGGATGGTCGCTACAGGAACGGTGGCTAT GGTGGAGCCGACACTGACCAAGAtgggagagagaagagtgaTGCTCAAGAGAAAATCTCCCCATTTGAAGAGGACAAGAGCCCAGAGATGAAGGTGGGAGAGGAGATTGATCCGGCGAAAGCAAATGGAAGAGGCCTATTAAACGGCATGGACAGAGACTGCAAAGACTTCAA TCCAACACCTGGAAGCCGCCAAGCTTCCCCCACGGAGGCTGTGGAGAGGATGGGCCCAATTCAGACAGGTTTAGAGATGATGGTACAACACCACCCCCATGCTCTCCAACAACAGAACCCCATTCAAAACAAGCCTGCTGAGGATTTCCAGAACCAGGAGCAACAGAACATGGGAGgtatggagcagcagcagcagcaacagcagcagcaacagcagcaacagcagcagcaacaacaacaagctAGCGTGGAGTCCCTTCAGTTTGACTACGCTGGGAACCAGATTCAGGTGGACTCCTCAGGGACTCCAGTAGGATTGTTTGACtatgctcagcagcagcag TTGTTCCAGAGAACTAATCAGCTGACTGTTCAACAACTCACTGCAGCTCAGCAACAGCAATATGCCCTGGctgcagcccagcagcagcatcttg CTGGCCTTGCTCCTGCATACCCATACATCATTAATGCTGGCCCCCCTGGAACCGATCCCTACACTGCAGCCGGGCTGGCGGCCGCAGCCTCACTTGCAG GGCCCACAGTGGTTCCACCACAGTACTACGGTGTTCCATGGGGTGTCTACCCTGCTAATCTTTTCCAGCAACAGGCTGCAGCCAATGCCAATCATTCAGCTAATCAGCAAGCCTCCAATCAGGGACCAGGGCCAGGCCAACAACAG GTAATGCGCACAGGGAACAACCAGCGACCTCTTACGCCCGGGCAAGGCCAGCAAAGTCAGCAAGAGTCTCTAGCTGCAGCCGCTGCCGCAAACCCTGCGCTGGCATACACAGGAATGTCTG GTTATCAGGTGCTGGCTCCTGCTGCTTACTATGACCAGACTGGAACTCTGGTGATGGGCCCCGGTGCCCGCGCTGGTCTGGGTGGCCCAATGCGTCTTGTCCAGACCCCTCTACTCAttaatcctgctgctgctcaggctg CAGCGGCGGTGTCTGCATCTGGCGCTGGAAACATGTCTGGTCCTCCAGGTAACGGGCTTTACCGCTCCATGcctcaacaacaacagcagcagcagcagcaacaacaacaacaacaacagcagcagcagcagcagcaacaacaacaacagcagcagcaggctccCCCGCCCAGCAGCGGCCTGCCCTCCAGCTCATTCTACGGCTCTGGATCAGTCCCCAACAGTTCTCAAAGCAGCTCCCTTTTCTCACACACCTCAGCTGGTCCACCACCGAACTCCTCCCTGGGCTTCAGCAACACTGGCGGCTCTCTTGGCGTGGGCCTAGGCTCAGCTCTTGGAGCCTTCGGCTCATCTG TGTCCAGCCCTACCAGTGGCAGTGTAACTCGCAGGGACTCCCTGTTGGCAAGCTCTGACCTGTACAAACGCGGTGGCAGCAGTTTAACTCCCATTGGCCAGCCGTTTTACAACAGCCTTGGTTACTCCTCACCAAGCCCCATTGGCCTTACACCGGGTCACTCCCCACTCACTCCTCCACCTTCTTTGCCCTCCTCTCATGGATCCTCTTCAAGCCTTCACCTCG GTGGCCTGACAAATGGCAGCGGGCGCTACATCTCTGCAGCACCTGGAGCTGAGGCAAAGTACCGGAGCGCTGGTAGTACATCCAGTCTGTTCAATTCCAGCAGCCAGCTGTTCCCTCCGTCTCGGCCCCGTTACAGTCGTTCTGATGTCATGCCGTCCGGACGCAGCCGTCTACTGGAAGACTTCAGAAACAACCGCTTCCCCAACCTCCAGCTCCGTGACCTTCCAGGACACATGGTGGAGTTCTCTCAAGACCAACATGGATCCAG ATTTATCCAACAGAAGCTAGAGAGGGCCACTCCTGCTGAGAGGCAGATGGTGTTTGGAGAGATCCTGCAAGCAGCATACCAGCTGATGACCGATGTCTTTGGGAACTATGTCATTCAAAAGTTTTTTGAG TTTGGAAGTGCCGACCAGAAGCTGGCTTTGGCAACACGTATTCGTGGCCATGTACTTCCCCTGGCTTTGCAGATGTATGGTTGTAGAGTTATCCAGAAAGCCCTGGAGTCCATTTCCTCAGAGCAGCAGGTAATT AGCGACATTGTCCGTGAGCTGGATGGCCACGTGTTGAAGTGTGTGAAGGACCAGAACGGAAACCATGTGGTACAGAAGTGCATTGAGTGTGTGCAACCCCAGGCCCTCCAGTTTATTATCGACGCCTTCCAGGGCCAG gtgtttgtgttgtccaCACACCCTTACGGCTGCAGAGTGATCCAAAGGATTTTGGAGCACTGCACCCAGGAGCAGACTCTCCCCATCCTGGAAGAGCTGCATCAGCACTCTGAACAGCTGGGCCAG GATCAGTACGGTAACTACGTCATTCAGCACGTGTTGGAGCACGGACGACCGGAAGATAAGAGCAAGATAGTGGCAGAGGTTCGTGGAAAGGTTCTTGTCCTGAGCCAACACAAATTTGCAAG TAATGTCGTTGAGAAGTGTGTGATCCACTCTTCGCGTGCCGAAAGAGCTCTGCTGATCGATGAGGTGTGCTGCCAGAAAGACGGGCCTCACAGCGCCCTCTACACAATGATGAAGGACCAGTATGCCAACTATGTTGTCCAAAGAATGATCGACATGGCAGAACCCGCTCAGCGCAAAATCATCATGCACAAG ATCCGGCCTCACATTGCTACTTTGCGCAAATACACCTACGGTAAGCACATTCTGGCCAAGCTGGAAAAGTACTACATGAAGAGTGGATCTGAACTGGGTCCTATCGGCGGTCCTGCGAATGGCCTCATGTAG
- the pum2 gene encoding pumilio homolog 2 isoform X2 produces the protein MSIPCSILGMNDVAWQETRGGMLHANGAPETGGIRVHVGGPLTSVVGAGQAPGGTHLQGMDRVANPTPGTPQPMLSGRSQDDATVGYFFQRQPGEQLGGCPPSKHRWPTGDANHIDQTRPLDEMNYDFQALALESRGMGELLPAKKLWDSDEMAKDGRKGMLLGEEWRDTAWGSSHHSVSQPIMVQRRPGQSFHGNGDANSVLSPRSEGGGLGVSMVEYVLSSSPGDKMDGRYRNGGYGGADTDQDGREKSDAQEKISPFEEDKSPEMKVGEEIDPAKANGRGLLNGMDRDCKDFNPTPGSRQASPTEAVERMGPIQTGLEMMVQHHPHALQQQNPIQNKPAEDFQNQEQQNMGGMEQQQQQQQQQQQQQQQQQQQASVESLQFDYAGNQIQVDSSGTPVGLFDYAQQQQLFQRTNQLTVQQLTAAQQQQYALAAAQQQHLAGLAPAYPYIINAGPPGTDPYTAAGLAAAASLAGPTVVPPQYYGVPWGVYPANLFQQQAAANANHSANQQASNQGPGPGQQQVMRTGNNQRPLTPGQGQQSQQESLAAAAAANPALAYTGMSGYQVLAPAAYYDQTGTLVMGPGARAGLGGPMRLVQTPLLINPAAAQAAAVSASGAGNMSGPPGNGLYRSMPQQQQQQQQQQQQQQQQQQQQQQQQQQQQAPPPSSGLPSSSFYGSGSVPNSSQSSSLFSHTSAGPPPNSSLGFSNTGGSLGVGLGSALGAFGSSVSSPTSGSVTRRDSLLASSDLYKRGGSSLTPIGQPFYNSLGYSSPSPIGLTPGHSPLTPPPSLPSSHGSSSSLHLGGLTNGSGRYISAAPGAEAKYRSAGSTSSLFNSSSQLFPPSRPRYSRSDVMPSGRSRLLEDFRNNRFPNLQLRDLPGHMVEFSQDQHGSRFIQQKLERATPAERQMVFGEILQAAYQLMTDVFGNYVIQKFFEFGSADQKLALATRIRGHVLPLALQMYGCRVIQKALESISSEQQVISDIVRELDGHVLKCVKDQNGNHVVQKCIECVQPQALQFIIDAFQGQVFVLSTHPYGCRVIQRILEHCTQEQTLPILEELHQHSEQLGQKYQGVSLEMTPKTYYTVSRDALFKDQYGNYVIQHVLEHGRPEDKSKIVAEVRGKVLVLSQHKFASNVVEKCVIHSSRAERALLIDEVCCQKDGPHSALYTMMKDQYANYVVQRMIDMAEPAQRKIIMHKIRPHIATLRKYTYGKHILAKLEKYYMKSGSELGPIGGPANGLM, from the exons ATGAGCATTCCATGCAGCATCCTAGGTATGAATGACGTGGCCTGGCAGGAGACAAGAGGTGGGATGCTGCATGCAAATGGTGCTCCTGAGACTGGAGGTATAAGAGTTCACGTTGGAGGACCGCTAACATCAGTTGTAGGAGCTGGACAGGCTCCTGGAGGCACTCATCTACAAGGCATGGACCGAGTAGCCAACCCCACCCCGGGTACCCCGCAGCCTATGCTGAGTGGACGATCTCAGGATGACGCCACAGTGGGATACTTCTTTCAGAGGCAGCCCGGAGAGCAGCTCGGCGGTTGCCCTCCCAGTAAACACCGTTGGCCCACTGGAGATGCCAATCATATTGACCAG ACCCGTCCTTTGGATGAAATGAACTACGACTTTCAAGCCCTTGCATTGGAGTCGAGGGGCATGGGAGAG CTCTTGCCTGCAAAAAAGCTTTGGGATTCTGATGAGATGGCCAAAGATGGAAGGAAAGGGATGCTCCTTGGGGAGGAGTGGAGGGACACTGCCTGGGGATCATCTC ATCATTCAGTGTCCCAGCCAATCATGGTACAGCGGCGACCAGGCCagagtttccatggcaatggCGATGCCAATTCTGTGCTTTCACCTCGCTCAGAAGGTGGAGGCCTGGGTGTGAGCATGGTGGAGTACGTCCTGAGCTCCTCTCCTGGCGACAAGATGGATGGTCGCTACAGGAACGGTGGCTAT GGTGGAGCCGACACTGACCAAGAtgggagagagaagagtgaTGCTCAAGAGAAAATCTCCCCATTTGAAGAGGACAAGAGCCCAGAGATGAAGGTGGGAGAGGAGATTGATCCGGCGAAAGCAAATGGAAGAGGCCTATTAAACGGCATGGACAGAGACTGCAAAGACTTCAA TCCAACACCTGGAAGCCGCCAAGCTTCCCCCACGGAGGCTGTGGAGAGGATGGGCCCAATTCAGACAGGTTTAGAGATGATGGTACAACACCACCCCCATGCTCTCCAACAACAGAACCCCATTCAAAACAAGCCTGCTGAGGATTTCCAGAACCAGGAGCAACAGAACATGGGAGgtatggagcagcagcagcagcaacagcagcagcaacagcagcaacagcagcagcaacaacaacaagctAGCGTGGAGTCCCTTCAGTTTGACTACGCTGGGAACCAGATTCAGGTGGACTCCTCAGGGACTCCAGTAGGATTGTTTGACtatgctcagcagcagcag TTGTTCCAGAGAACTAATCAGCTGACTGTTCAACAACTCACTGCAGCTCAGCAACAGCAATATGCCCTGGctgcagcccagcagcagcatcttg CTGGCCTTGCTCCTGCATACCCATACATCATTAATGCTGGCCCCCCTGGAACCGATCCCTACACTGCAGCCGGGCTGGCGGCCGCAGCCTCACTTGCAG GGCCCACAGTGGTTCCACCACAGTACTACGGTGTTCCATGGGGTGTCTACCCTGCTAATCTTTTCCAGCAACAGGCTGCAGCCAATGCCAATCATTCAGCTAATCAGCAAGCCTCCAATCAGGGACCAGGGCCAGGCCAACAACAG GTAATGCGCACAGGGAACAACCAGCGACCTCTTACGCCCGGGCAAGGCCAGCAAAGTCAGCAAGAGTCTCTAGCTGCAGCCGCTGCCGCAAACCCTGCGCTGGCATACACAGGAATGTCTG GTTATCAGGTGCTGGCTCCTGCTGCTTACTATGACCAGACTGGAACTCTGGTGATGGGCCCCGGTGCCCGCGCTGGTCTGGGTGGCCCAATGCGTCTTGTCCAGACCCCTCTACTCAttaatcctgctgctgctcaggctg CGGCGGTGTCTGCATCTGGCGCTGGAAACATGTCTGGTCCTCCAGGTAACGGGCTTTACCGCTCCATGcctcaacaacaacagcagcagcagcagcaacaacaacaacaacaacagcagcagcagcagcagcaacaacaacaacagcagcagcaggctccCCCGCCCAGCAGCGGCCTGCCCTCCAGCTCATTCTACGGCTCTGGATCAGTCCCCAACAGTTCTCAAAGCAGCTCCCTTTTCTCACACACCTCAGCTGGTCCACCACCGAACTCCTCCCTGGGCTTCAGCAACACTGGCGGCTCTCTTGGCGTGGGCCTAGGCTCAGCTCTTGGAGCCTTCGGCTCATCTG TGTCCAGCCCTACCAGTGGCAGTGTAACTCGCAGGGACTCCCTGTTGGCAAGCTCTGACCTGTACAAACGCGGTGGCAGCAGTTTAACTCCCATTGGCCAGCCGTTTTACAACAGCCTTGGTTACTCCTCACCAAGCCCCATTGGCCTTACACCGGGTCACTCCCCACTCACTCCTCCACCTTCTTTGCCCTCCTCTCATGGATCCTCTTCAAGCCTTCACCTCG GTGGCCTGACAAATGGCAGCGGGCGCTACATCTCTGCAGCACCTGGAGCTGAGGCAAAGTACCGGAGCGCTGGTAGTACATCCAGTCTGTTCAATTCCAGCAGCCAGCTGTTCCCTCCGTCTCGGCCCCGTTACAGTCGTTCTGATGTCATGCCGTCCGGACGCAGCCGTCTACTGGAAGACTTCAGAAACAACCGCTTCCCCAACCTCCAGCTCCGTGACCTTCCAGGACACATGGTGGAGTTCTCTCAAGACCAACATGGATCCAG ATTTATCCAACAGAAGCTAGAGAGGGCCACTCCTGCTGAGAGGCAGATGGTGTTTGGAGAGATCCTGCAAGCAGCATACCAGCTGATGACCGATGTCTTTGGGAACTATGTCATTCAAAAGTTTTTTGAG TTTGGAAGTGCCGACCAGAAGCTGGCTTTGGCAACACGTATTCGTGGCCATGTACTTCCCCTGGCTTTGCAGATGTATGGTTGTAGAGTTATCCAGAAAGCCCTGGAGTCCATTTCCTCAGAGCAGCAGGTAATT AGCGACATTGTCCGTGAGCTGGATGGCCACGTGTTGAAGTGTGTGAAGGACCAGAACGGAAACCATGTGGTACAGAAGTGCATTGAGTGTGTGCAACCCCAGGCCCTCCAGTTTATTATCGACGCCTTCCAGGGCCAG gtgtttgtgttgtccaCACACCCTTACGGCTGCAGAGTGATCCAAAGGATTTTGGAGCACTGCACCCAGGAGCAGACTCTCCCCATCCTGGAAGAGCTGCATCAGCACTCTGAACAGCTGGGCCAG AAATATCAAGGCGTATCATTGGAGATGACACCAAAAACATATTATACAGTGTCCCGCGATGCACTGTTCAAG GATCAGTACGGTAACTACGTCATTCAGCACGTGTTGGAGCACGGACGACCGGAAGATAAGAGCAAGATAGTGGCAGAGGTTCGTGGAAAGGTTCTTGTCCTGAGCCAACACAAATTTGCAAG TAATGTCGTTGAGAAGTGTGTGATCCACTCTTCGCGTGCCGAAAGAGCTCTGCTGATCGATGAGGTGTGCTGCCAGAAAGACGGGCCTCACAGCGCCCTCTACACAATGATGAAGGACCAGTATGCCAACTATGTTGTCCAAAGAATGATCGACATGGCAGAACCCGCTCAGCGCAAAATCATCATGCACAAG ATCCGGCCTCACATTGCTACTTTGCGCAAATACACCTACGGTAAGCACATTCTGGCCAAGCTGGAAAAGTACTACATGAAGAGTGGATCTGAACTGGGTCCTATCGGCGGTCCTGCGAATGGCCTCATGTAG